From the genome of Aerococcus urinaehominis:
TTAAAATAGCTTTGAAGGGAGGTTGACGACATGAAGTTATTAAGAACTGAAATTTCAGGATTGCCAAATTTTAAGGATAATCGCTTCATTTTTGATTTAACTAATGATAAACGTGTTTCCAAGGAAGAATTAGCTAGTTATGAACTTTTCCCACTTACTAATAATTCTTACCAATTTCCTTTAATCAGTCTGTTGGGTATCAACGCGACCGGTAAAACGACTTCTCTAATTTTAGTCAAACAAATGCTATTATTATTTATTCAAAATGAGAGTCTAGACTTTCACTCACCGTTTGCCCATTATATTCCCAGTGATATTATGACAGTAAACTATTTAACTGATGGTAAAACACTTTATAAAATTGTTTCCGAAATACAAAAGGATAGTAAAAAAGAAAAGATATTTTTTAAGGCTGAAAAATTGTATGCCAAGCCATTGCGGCAATCAATCGCCCATAAACGGCTTTTTGCATTTAAAGACAGTGAATTAGTATTGGATCGTGCTTCTCTAGCTGAGCAGGGTAATTTTAACCTACAAAACTTCTTAAAGGATGAGGACTCGATATTTTCTAGTATCTTAAATCAAAAGGATGAAAGTAATCTAAAAGTCTTGGATATGATGGGAACGACCAATATGAATTTTCTGTCAATGTATTCTGATAGTTTGCCTTTGTCTTATATACATTATTTAGATACTAGTATTGATATCTTTGAGATGGATGAAGATTATCAAGGGCATAAGATTCCTAATAAATTTAAGTTAAAATTTAAAGGGAATAATGAGATTTTCACAGTAGATTATCATCATCTTGACCAGTATTTATCATCCGGTACGATAAAAGGGATATCCTTCTTATTGATGGTGACACTAGTTTTGAGTGAGGGTGGTTATTTACTAATTGATGAAATAGAAAACCACTTAAATAAGACAATTGTCACCTCAATCATGCGCTTATTTCAAAGTAAAATAAACAAAAATAGGGCAACATTAATTGTTTCTACCCACTACCAAGAACTCGTTGATATTTTCTCTAGAACAGATAGTATTTATTTATTGCGAAAAACAGATCAAATTAATATTGAACGTTTCTCAACTGTGTTAGAAAAATATAAGTATGATCGTACAGATAAAGTTAAAAGTAACCTCTTGATGAGTGGTGTGCTAGATACTGCCCCGCAATATGAGTATTATGAAATGCTTAAACAGGACATGGAGGGTGTGGTTAATGAGCCTTAAATTACAAGCTATCGGCCCTAACGACCGTGTCCTTGTGCTTTGTGAGGGCCCATCAGAAAAAGTAGTCATGGAAATGTTACTAGAGCAGGATAGACTGCCATTCAGCAAACACCAATTGCTGGAGGGCGAATTTATTACGATTGGTAAAAATATTAAAAAGTTACAGCAAGCTTACTTAAGCTTTCAGTTTTCTTATCCCTTACATATTTTTTCAGTTCAAGATAGTAAAAATGACTTATGGCTAAATAAACTAGCAAGTGCCTACCAATCTAAGGCTGTGCAGATTGCCCACGTGGTCACTGCACCAGAAATTGAAATGTTGATGGTACATGCTTTAGGAAAACAGGATGACTTCTTTAAATCAAAATCTAAGACTAAACCTAGTACTTTTATTAAGCAAGTTGTAGGAGAGAATCCTAAAACAGAAGAATTTATACGGGATTTTTATTGTCAATATTCTTTAGTCGATGCTATTAAGATCCAGAAATCCAAGGCCCAGGATAGTCATAAATACTGTTTTTTAGCTGATTTAATTAATTTGTAACTAAGACTTTACTTTAATGATTAAGGCTATAAGCTGAGCACAATTTTTGTCTCAGCTTTTTTAAATTGTCAGCATTTTCATCCTTTTTAGGGCAACTTGTGCTAGGCTAGGATAGAAATAGAAAATTTAAAGGAGTATGCCTAATGATTTTTGTTGATAACCAAAATAACTATGACGCCAGTGTCAATATTGCCCTGGAGACTTATCTAGTTGAGAACAAGAAGGTGGACGAGCCAATTTTGCTTTTCTACATTAATGACCCGTCGATTATTATTGGCCGCAACCAAAATACCATCGAAGAGGTCAACCAACCTTATGTGGAGGCCAATGATATCAAGGTGGTCCGCCGCATGTCAGGTGGGGGCGCAGTTTACCACGACCGCGGCAACTTCTCCTTCTGCTTTATCAAGGATGGTGACGGCTCATTCCGTGATTTTGAGTCCTTCACCAAGCCGGTGATTGATGCCCTGCATAAGATGGGGGCCACTGAAGCCCGCTTGGAAGGGCGCAATGACCTCTTGATTAATGGCAAGAAGTTTTCCGGTAACGCCATGTATGCCCGCGATGGCCGCATGACTGCCCACGGGACGATTTTATTTGATGCCGACCTGGATGAGGTCAACAATGCCCTGCGGCCGCGCAAGGAGAAGATTGAATCTAAGGGTATCAAGTCAACGCGCTCGCGGGTGACCAATATCAAACCTTACGTGGATGAAAAATACCGCGACCTATCGACCGAGGAGTTCCGCGATCTCATCTTGCTGGAAATCTTTGGCGTAGACTCGCGCGACCAGGTGCCAGAATACCATCTGACTGAAGCAGATTGGCAGGGTGTTTACGAGCTGCGGGCCGAGCGCATGGGTAACTGGGACTGGAACTATGGCAAATCCCCTGACTTTGAAGTCAGCCAAAGCCACAAGTTCCCATTTGGCTTGGTTGATTTCCGCTTTAATGTGTCGGGCGGCCGGATCAAGGATGCCACTATTTATGGCGACTTCTTTGGCCTGGGTAATATCCAAGACGTAGAAGACCAGCTGAACGGGGTTAAATATGACCGGACCGCCATGGAAGAAGCCCTGGCGGACGTCGACTTGACCCATTATTTAGGGCCAGTCACAGCTGAAGAACTAGTTGAGGCCTTGTTTGACTAAGAAATAGTTGATTTGGTATGGGCGGCTAGGACGAGTGTCCTAGCCGTTTTTTTGGTTAGAGAGATTTTCTGGGGTGAGCTGGTGAGATTCACTACCTTAACTGGTTGAGTTAGGGAAGTGAATTGCGTGGTAGGGTGGGTTTTGATGAGCAGGGTTAGATTCACTACCCTATTTGCCTGGGTTAGGGAAGTGAAGTGTGAGGATGGGTATTTTTTTGATGAGCAGGGTTAGATTCACTACTCTATCTGACTAAATTAAGGTAGTGAATTGCATGGATGAGAAAATTTTTGTTGGGCGGGTCAGGATCGTCTGCCCTATTGAGTGGGTTTCCAATGGCTTATCTGGGTTTCACTACCTTAACTGGTTGAGTAAGGGTAGTGAATTGTATGTTTGTGTGGCCTTTTGAGGAGTCGGTAAAAATTCACTACCCTATCTGCCTGAGTTAGGGAAGTGAATTGCGTGGTTGGCTGGGTTTTTAATGAGCAAGTCAGGATTGTCTGCCCTATTGAGTGGGTTTCCAATGGCTTATCTAGGATTCACTACCTTAACTGGTTGAGTAAGGGTAGTGAATTGCATGGTAGGGCGGTTTTTTGAAGAGTCGGTAAAAATTCACTACCCTATCTGCCTAAGTTAGGGAAGTGAATTGTGTGGTAGGGTGGGTTTTTGATGAGCAAGTCAGGATCGTCTGCCCTATTGAGTGGGTTTCCAATGGCTTATCTGATTAAGTCCATATAATTGTGTAAAAAGAAAAACCATAATAATCTTTTTTGGTTACAATGTAATTGGCTAAAACACATTGAAAGGAAGATTATTATGGCTCAACTAAATATTACCCTAAACTTAGAAGAAATTACAGAGGCAGTTCTAAACAGTGATATGGATTAGATGATGAAGTCCCTAACTGTAACCATCTTTAATGCCTATATGCAAGCAGAGCGTGAGGAATTTATTAATGCTAAGCGCTATGAGCGCACAGATGACCGGAAAGATTATCGTAATGGCTCCTATAAAAGAAACTTTAAAACAAAGGTAGGGACTGTTGAACTGGATGTCCCTCGGACACGATCAGGAGAATTTGATACCAAGCTATTCGATAAATATCAACGTATGGACAAGGCCTTTGTGGCTGTTTTAACCGAAATGTATATTAATGGGGTCTCAACACGCCGTATTAAGAAGGTTGTTGAAACACTCTGTGGCGAAGGTGTTTCTAAATCATTTGTCTCTTCAGTAAATAAAAACTTGGACCCTGCTGTTTTCGAATTTAAAGGGCGTTCCCTAACACATACGAATTTTCGATATGTTTATGTCGATGCCATGTATATTAAAGTTCGCGAAAACCATCGTTCTGTCTCTAAAGGTGTTTATATTGCTCAGGGTATTAACGATGATAATCGTCGCGAAATTATCGGCTTTATGATTGCTGATAATGAATCAGAAGAAAACTGGAAGAACTTCTTCCTTGATTTAAAGGCCAGAGGCCTAACTAAACCAACATTAATTATATCTGACGCCCACAAGGGACTAAAATCAGCGATTAGTAATCAATTTTTAGGCACTACCTGGCAACGGTGTACGGTTCATTTTCTACGTAATATTTTAGCTCATTTTCCAAAAAAGGATTGCAGTCATGAGAGAAGTCTTCTAAAGAGAATATTTAATGCTGATAGTCAACAAAGAGCGCGAGAGTTAAAATTTGAATTTGTAGAATACGTTAGTGGCAATGAGAAATATGACAAAGCTGTTAATACGCTAGAGGAAGGCTTCGAAGATGCTATCCCATACTTATTAGAACCCACACCTTATCGCGTTTCACTGAAAACAACTAACAGTCTAGAAAGGCTAAATCGAGAAATTAGAAGAAGAGAGAAAGTTGTCGGCCTCTTTCCTAATATAGAGGCTGCGGAGCGACTTATAGGAAGTGTATTGCTTGATTTGCATGAATATTGGGAGACATGTCCTCATAAATTCTTTAATAACATAGTCTAAATATTTATACCCACCAATTACATTCTATAATTTACACAAGATTGTGGACTTGACAGCTTATCTAGGATTCACTACCTTAACTGGTTGAATTAGGGTAATGAATTGTATGTTTGTGTGGCCTTTTTAGGAGTCGGTAAAAATTCACTACCCTATCTGCCTAAATTAGGGAAGTGAATTGCGTGGTAGGGTGGGTTTTTGATGAGCAAGTCAGGATTGTATGCCTTATTGAGTGGGTTTCCAATGGCTTATCTAGGATTCACTACCTTAACTGGTTGAATTAGGGTAGTGAATTGCATGTTTGCACGGTCTTTTGAAGAGTCGGTAAAAATTCACTACCCTATTTGCCTGGGTTAGGGAAGTGAATTTTGTGGTTGAGGGGTTTCTGATGGGTAGGGTTAGATTCACTACTCTATCTGACTAAATTAAGGTAGTGAATTGCATGGATGAGAAAATTTTTGTTGGGCGGGTCAGGATTGTATGCCCTATTGAGTGGGTTTCCAATGGCTTATCTAGGATTCACTACCTTAACTGGTTGAATTAGGGTGCTGGTTACCAGTTCCCAATCCATTCTTCATACTGGCTCTATCCTTATATGGAAGACCGGGATGGCGACGGAAAAGTGGGCGAATAGGATATCTGTAGTTTTTATGACTCGTCTTCTTAGACGGGTCTTTTTAGATGTGAATTTTTATGCTTATCAAAAAGCGTGCGTGGCGCAGGTATGCTACTTCATCAAATTAAAAGGCTGGCTAGATACAAAGTTCAGTCGCTGAAGTAGCTTAAGCATGTGAGTTAGGCTATTTTGTCAGGTCAAAACGCCAATTCTTCGCCAAGTTTGGTCTTTGAAATAGCTTAAGTGGCGGAGTTAGGCTATTTTATCAGGTCAAAACGCCAACTCGCCGCCAAGTTTTGTTTCTGAAGTAGCTTAAGTGGCGGGGTTAGGCTATTTCGCCAGGTCAAAGTGCCAACTCGCCGCCAAGTTCGGCCTCTGAAGTAGCTTAAGCGGTGGAGTTAAGCTATTTCGTCAGGACAAAGCGCCAGCTCGCCACAAAATTCAGTCTCTGAACTAGCTTAACTAGTGGAGTTAAGCTAGTTCGTCAGCTCAAAAGCTAACTCGTCGCTAAATTCGGTCGCTGAAGTGGCTTAAGTCTGGGAGTTAAGCTATTTCACCAGGTCAAAGTGCCAACTCTCCACCAAGTTCGGCCTCTGAAGTAGCTTAAGTGGATGAGGTATGCTACTTCGTCAGATCAAACCACTAGCTCTCCGCCAAGTTCAGTCGCTGAAATAGCTTAGATGGCGGGGTTAAGCTATTTCGCTGGTTGGTGAACTTGGTTGGGTCAATAATGTAGCTTCTGAAGTAGCTTAAGCATGTGAGCTAAGCTATTTCATCAGGTCAAAGTGCCAACTTGCCGCAAAATCTGGCCTCTGAAGTAGCTTAAGTGGCGGGGTTAGTCTATTTCGTCAGGTTAAAACGCCAACTCGATGCAAAGTTTTACCTCTGAAGTAGCTTAAGTAGCGGGGTTAAGCTATTTCGTCAGAACAAAGCGCTAGCTCGATGCAAAGTTTTGCCTCTGAAGTAGCTTAAGCATGTGAGTTAGGCTATTTCGTCAGGACAAAGTGCCAACTCTCCGCCAAGTTTGGTCTCTGAAGTAGCTTAAGCATGTGAGTAAAGCTATTTCATCAGGACAAAGCGGCAGCTCGCTACAAAATTCAGTCTCTGAACTAGCTTAACTAATGGAGTTAAGCTAGTTCGCCAGGCCAAGGCGCCAGCTCACCGCCAAGTTCGGTCGCTGAAGTAGCTTAACTAGTGGAGTTAAGCTATTTCTCTGGTTGGTGAACTTGGTTGGGTCAATAATGTAGCTTCTGAAGTAGCTTAAGTGGTGGCGTTAAGCTACCTCATACCAGCTAGCATGGCGCATGGGTGCTGATGGCGCTAGCAGGGTGGTTTCACCGCCATCTCCCCAGTGCAAATAGTGATCGCTATTTGGGAACTTTGTGGTTTGCGTCCGCCCGTTGTGGTAATCTGGTCACAATAACTATAAAGGAGATTTTTTATGTCTACGAATGCTGTTAAGGCTGGAGGTGTCAAGCCGCTGGTGACTGGCTTGAGCTTTTTGATCTTGCTGGTGGCGGGGGTTAATGCTATTTTCCACTTAAATTTATTTCACTTACCACTGGCGACCTTTAGTCTCTTAGCTATTTTTGCGGCCTGTCTCTTGCTGTGGCTTTTTGTCGCCATCGATTGGCCTAGTATTCTCTGTCTGATTTGCTTGGGGCTCTTACCGGGGCTAACTTATGGGGAGGTCTTTGGGCTATCTTTTGGCAATACGACTTTTGTCTTTTTATTTTTTACCTTTATTGTCACCTATGCCCTCCAGGAAACGAGTTTCCTCAAGCGGGTAACCGCCTGGGCTATTAATAATGATTGGGCCCAGGCCTCAGCCAGCCGTTTTATCCTGGCTTTTCTCACGGTGATGCTGGTGCTGGCGTGTTTTATTTCGCCAACCATCCTTTTCATGATTGCCTTTCCGCTTTATGAAGAGATCGTCCACCAGTTTGGCCTGAAAAAGGGGGACAAGCAGGCTGCCCTGCTCTTGGTGGCCCTCTTTGTCACCATCGCCATTGGGACGGCCATGACGCCGATCAACCACGTGTTCGCCATCACGGCCATGGGGATTTACGAGTCCACCTTTAACCAGGCCATTAC
Proteins encoded in this window:
- a CDS encoding AAA family ATPase — translated: MKLLRTEISGLPNFKDNRFIFDLTNDKRVSKEELASYELFPLTNNSYQFPLISLLGINATGKTTSLILVKQMLLLFIQNESLDFHSPFAHYIPSDIMTVNYLTDGKTLYKIVSEIQKDSKKEKIFFKAEKLYAKPLRQSIAHKRLFAFKDSELVLDRASLAEQGNFNLQNFLKDEDSIFSSILNQKDESNLKVLDMMGTTNMNFLSMYSDSLPLSYIHYLDTSIDIFEMDEDYQGHKIPNKFKLKFKGNNEIFTVDYHHLDQYLSSGTIKGISFLLMVTLVLSEGGYLLIDEIENHLNKTIVTSIMRLFQSKINKNRATLIVSTHYQELVDIFSRTDSIYLLRKTDQINIERFSTVLEKYKYDRTDKVKSNLLMSGVLDTAPQYEYYEMLKQDMEGVVNEP
- a CDS encoding lipoate--protein ligase — translated: MIFVDNQNNYDASVNIALETYLVENKKVDEPILLFYINDPSIIIGRNQNTIEEVNQPYVEANDIKVVRRMSGGGAVYHDRGNFSFCFIKDGDGSFRDFESFTKPVIDALHKMGATEARLEGRNDLLINGKKFSGNAMYARDGRMTAHGTILFDADLDEVNNALRPRKEKIESKGIKSTRSRVTNIKPYVDEKYRDLSTEEFRDLILLEIFGVDSRDQVPEYHLTEADWQGVYELRAERMGNWDWNYGKSPDFEVSQSHKFPFGLVDFRFNVSGGRIKDATIYGDFFGLGNIQDVEDQLNGVKYDRTAMEEALADVDLTHYLGPVTAEELVEALFD